The following proteins are co-located in the Delphinus delphis chromosome 5, mDelDel1.2, whole genome shotgun sequence genome:
- the CCKAR gene encoding cholecystokinin receptor type A, which produces MDVDSLLLNGSNTTPPCKLGIENETLFCLDQPHASKEWQPAVQILLYSLIFLLSVLGNTLVITVLIRNKRMRTVTNIFLLSLAVSDLMLCLFCMPFNLIPNLLKDFIFGSAVCKTTTYFMGTSVSVSTFNLVAISLERYGAICKPLQSRVWQTKSHALKVIAATWCLSFTIMTPYPIYSNLVPFTKNNNQTANMCRFLLPNDVMQQSWHTFLLLILFLIPGIVMMVAYGLISLELYQGIKFDASQKKSARERKPSPGSSGRYEASDGCYLQRSKHPGKLELQQLSSGGGGRPSRIRSSRPAANLMAKKRVIRMLMVIVVLFFLCWMPIFSANAWRAFDTASAERRLSGTPISFILLLSYTSSCVNPIIYCFMNQRFRLGFMATFPCCPNPGPPGARGEAGEEVESRTTRASLSRRSYSHASASAPPP; this is translated from the exons ATGGATGTGGACAGCCTTCTCTTGAATGGAAGCAACACGACGCCTCCCTGCAAACTGGGGATCGAAAACGAGACGCTTTTCTGCTTGGATCAGCCCCATGCCTCCAAAG AGTGGCAGCCAGCCGTGCAGATTCTCTTGTACTCCTTGATATTCCTGCTCAGTGTGCTGGGAAACACGCTGGTCATTACGGTGCTGATTCGGAACAAGAGGATGAGAACGGTCACCAACATCTTCCTGCTCTCCCTGGCTGTCAGTGACCTCATGCTCTGCCTCTTCTGCATGCCGTTCAACCTCATCCCCAACCTGCTCAAGGATTTCATCTTTGGGAGCGCTGTCTGCAAGACCACCACCTACTTCATGG GCACCTCTGTGAGTGTCTCCACCTTTAATCTGGTAGCCATATCGCTGGAGAGATATGGGGCAATTTGCAAACCCTTACAGTCCCGCGTCTGGCAGACAAAATCCCACGCTTTGAAGGTGATTGCCGCTACCTGGTGCCTCTCCTTTACCATCATGACTCCGTACCCGATTTATAGCAACTTGGTGCCTTTTACCAAAAATAACAATCAGACCGCGAACATGTGCCGTTTTCTACTGCCAAATGATGTCATGCAGCAGTCCTG gcaCACCTTCCTGTTACTCATCCTCTTTCTTATTCCTGGAATTGTGATGATGGTGGCATATGGATTAATCTCTCTGGAACTTTACCAGGGTATAAAATTTGATGCTAGCCAGAAGAAGTCTGCTAGAG AAAGGAAGCCGAGCCCCGGCAGCAGCGGCAGATACGAGGCCAGCGATGGGTGTTACCTGCAGCGGTCCAAGCACCCAGGGaagctggagctgcagcagctgtccagcggcggcggcggcaggccCAGCCGCATCAGGAGCAGCAGGCCCGCGGCCAACCTGATGGCCAAGAAGCGAGTGATCCGCATGCTCATGGTCATCGtggttctcttcttcctctgctggATGCCCATCTTCAGCGCCAACGCCTGGCGGGCCTTCGACACCGCCTCTGCAGAGCGCCGCCTCTCCGGGACCCCCATCTCCTTCATCCTCTTGCTCTCCTACACCTCCTCCTGCGTCAACCCCATCATCTACTGCTTCATGAACCAGCGGTTCCGCCTCGGCTTCATGGCCACGTTCCCCTGCTGCCCCAACCCTGGTCCCCCAGGAGCGagaggggaggcgggggaggaggTGGAGAGCAGGACCACCCGGGCCTCTCTGTCCAGGCGCTCGTACAGCCACGCCAGCGCCTCTGCCCCGCCCCCGTGA